The Candidatus Methylomirabilota bacterium genome contains the following window.
GCTGTATTGTCGCTCCGCAGCGAAGACTGCAAATAAGATTGGGCCGCCTTCATGAATAATGCGGGTTAAGCTGCCTACAGCCGCCGTTTAAGCCATACCGGACATCTTTCTAATCTTCGCACGCGCCGTGCTTCTCGAGCAGCTCAGCAACCTTCGTATCCCCATGCCACAAGGCATACTTCAGGGCTGTCCCGCCGTCGCTGGCTTTGACGTTCACCTCGGCACCTTTATTGAGCAGCAGCTCGACAATCCCGGTATGCCCCTTGCCGGACGCATACATCAGCGCCGTCACGTTATTATTATCCCTTATGTTCACCTCAGCACCTTTATTAAGCAGCAGCTCTACCACCTTGGAACGTCCATGCAAGGCCGCGCGTATGAGGGCGGTTCCGCTATCTTTATTGCGGGCGTTCACGTCGGCGCCTTTGGCGAGCAACTGCTCTACAACCCCGGTATGGCCATTCTCGGATGCGCATATCAGGGCGGTCGCACCGACCTTATTACGGGCGTTCACGTCGGCGCCTTTGGCGAGCAACTGCTCTACAACCCCGGTATGGCCATTCTCGGAGGTCATGATCAGGACCGTCGCGCCATTGGCAGCTCTCGCGTTTACGTCGGCGCCTTTGGCGAGCAACTGCTCTACAACCCCGGTATGGCCATTCTCGGACGCATACATCAGGGATGTGAAGCTGTCTTTATCCTTCGCGTTCACGTCGGCGCCCTTGTTGAGCAGGGCCTTCGCAATCCCGGCATGTCCATGCCAGGACGCGCGTATCAGAGCGGTCAGGTCATTATTGTCTCTCGCGTTCACGTCGGCGCCTTTGGCGAGCAGTAATTCCGCAATCCCGGCATGTCCATGCCAGGCCGCATGCATAAGGGCTGTCCAACCTTCTCGATCTCTCGCATTCACGTCGGCGCCTTCAGCGAGCAGACGCCCGACTTTTTCTGCCTCACCGGATTGGGACGCCTCGATAAGCTTTCCACTACCCCCAAATATTGAGCCTAGGAAACCCATAGAACCTCCTTGCGGTCTTTTTTAGCGTACTCCGTGCTTCTCCAGCAGTTCAGCAACCCTGGAATGCCCGTTCGAGGATGTATACATCAAGGCTGTCACACCATCATGATCTCTTACGTTCACATCGGCGCCGTGATGGAGCAACAGCTCTGCAACCTTAACATGGCCATTCGCAGAGGCCCGTATCAGGGCGGTCCCGCCATCACTCGCCTTGGCGTTTACGTCGGCGCCGTGATAGAGCAGGACCTCAGCAACCCCGGCGTGCCCATTTAAAGAAGCCCGTATCAGAGCGGTCCCGCCATCATCAGGCCTGGCGTTCACATCGGCGCCGTGATGGAGCAGCACCTCCGCAACCTCGGTATGGCCATTCCACGCCGCCCGCACCAGGGCGGTCCCGCCATTAAGGTCTCTCACATCCATATCCGCGCCACCACGCAGCAGCACCTCCGCAACCTTGGCATGGCCATTCCACGCCGCCCGCACCAGGGCGGTCCAGCCCCATTTATCTTTCGCGTTCATATCAACACCGTGATTGAGAAGCACCTGGACGGCTTCAGCATGCCCATGCCAGGCCCCTCGCATCAGGGCGGTAAAGCTGTCTTTATCATGAGCGTTCACATCGGCGCCGTGATTCAGCAGCAGCTCTGCAACCTTCGTATGCCCGCGCCAGGCCGCGCGCATCAGGGCGGTCCCGCCGTTATTGTCTCTCTCGTTCACATCGGCGCGGTGATGGAGCAACAGCTCTGCAACCCCGAAATACCCCAAGAAGGACGCATGTATCAGAGCTGTCCAGCCGTATTTGTCCTTCGTATTGACATTGGCGCCTTCGGCTAACAGCCTCTTGACTTTTTCGGTATCCCCGGATTTAGACGCCTCGATGAGCTGTTCACCAAGCTTCCCACTGCCCCCAAATAATGAGCTCAGCAAACCCATATCATCTCCTTCTCATGCGTGGGACCAGGCATCTTATTTTGTGAGCGCGTTATGCCTTTCCAGCAGTTCAGCAATCTTAGAAGTCTTATTGCGCGATGCATACATCCAGGCCGTCCCCTCCATATTATCCTTCGCGTTGACATCGGCACCTTTATTGAGCAGCAGCTCTGCCACCCTGGCGTGCCCATGCCAGGCCGCTCGTATCAGGGCGGTCCCTCGATTGTTGTCCCTCGCGTTCACATCCGCGCCGTGATTGAGCAGCAATCCCACTACTCCTGCATGCCCATGCCACGCCGCACGTATCAAGGCGGTCGCGCCATCCCTCGCCTTCGCATCCACATCAACACCTTTGGTAAGCAGCAACCCTACAACCGCGCCATGCCCTTTCTCCGCCGCCCGTATCAGGGCCGTAACGCCATTCGCAGCCTGCGCGTTCACATCGGCACCCTGAGCAAGCAGCAGCTCCGCAACCTTACCGTGTCCGTGCCAGGCAGCGTGAATCAGAGCTGTCCAGCCGTCATTATCTTTCACATTCATATCAGCGCCTTTCGCGAGCAGCAGCCCCACAACCCCGGCATGCCCATGCTCGGACGCATGCATCAGTGCGGTCGTACCATCGCCGGCCTTCGCGTTGACGTTGGCGCCTTTGGTGAGCAGCAGTTCGGCAACCCCCGTATGCCCATGCCCGGCCGCATGCATCAGCGCGGTCGTACCATCTCTGTTGCCCGCGTTCACGCCGGCGCCTTCAGCGAGCAGGCGCTTGACCTTTTCGATGTCGCCGGACTTGGACGCCTCAGTGAGCCGTTTCCCCAGCTTATCTTCGGCTTCAAAAAATGAGCTGAAAAATCCCATACAACCTCCTCTCAACCCTCCAGCCCTTCCGTCCAGTCCGGCAAGCAGCCACTGTCGAACCCCCGCCAGGATGCCGGATTTGAGCCGGCCGTTCTAAATTTCGAGACCTTACAGCACGAGC
Protein-coding sequences here:
- a CDS encoding ankyrin repeat domain-containing protein codes for the protein MGFLGSIFGGSGKLIEASQSGEAEKVGRLLAEGADVNARDREGWTALMHAAWHGHAGIAELLLAKGADVNARDNNDLTALIRASWHGHAGIAKALLNKGADVNAKDKDSFTSLMYASENGHTGVVEQLLAKGADVNARAANGATVLIMTSENGHTGVVEQLLAKGADVNARNKVGATALICASENGHTGVVEQLLAKGADVNARNKDSGTALIRAALHGRSKVVELLLNKGAEVNIRDNNNVTALMYASGKGHTGIVELLLNKGAEVNVKASDGGTALKYALWHGDTKVAELLEKHGACED
- a CDS encoding ankyrin repeat domain-containing protein, giving the protein MGFFSSFFEAEDKLGKRLTEASKSGDIEKVKRLLAEGAGVNAGNRDGTTALMHAAGHGHTGVAELLLTKGANVNAKAGDGTTALMHASEHGHAGVVGLLLAKGADMNVKDNDGWTALIHAAWHGHGKVAELLLAQGADVNAQAANGVTALIRAAEKGHGAVVGLLLTKGVDVDAKARDGATALIRAAWHGHAGVVGLLLNHGADVNARDNNRGTALIRAAWHGHARVAELLLNKGADVNAKDNMEGTAWMYASRNKTSKIAELLERHNALTK
- a CDS encoding ankyrin repeat domain-containing protein → MGLLSSLFGGSGKLGEQLIEASKSGDTEKVKRLLAEGANVNTKDKYGWTALIHASFLGYFGVAELLLHHRADVNERDNNGGTALMRAAWRGHTKVAELLLNHGADVNAHDKDSFTALMRGAWHGHAEAVQVLLNHGVDMNAKDKWGWTALVRAAWNGHAKVAEVLLRGGADMDVRDLNGGTALVRAAWNGHTEVAEVLLHHGADVNARPDDGGTALIRASLNGHAGVAEVLLYHGADVNAKASDGGTALIRASANGHVKVAELLLHHGADVNVRDHDGVTALMYTSSNGHSRVAELLEKHGVR